A region from the Geobacillus vulcani PSS1 genome encodes:
- the hemY gene encoding protoporphyrinogen oxidase encodes MNEGQRTVVIIGGGMTGLTAAYYLQKAVREQRLPLTCKLVEATHRLGGKVQTVVRDGFVIERGPDSFLARKTSAFRLVKEVGLEHAIVHNAIGTSYILVNGKLYPIPGGAVMGIPTRLAPFLTTGLFSPIGKLRAALDFVLPPVKVDGDMPLGRFFRRRLGDEVVDNLIEPLLSGIYAGDIDEMSLMATFPQFFQLEQKYGSLVRGARRTMPKEQKERKGAFQTLKTGLQSLVDEMERRLEPGSVIKGVRVERIVRVNSMYRLRLSTGETWEADSVIVTTPHHIVPDLFADYPFFAPFRSVPLTSVATVALAFPAEAIRQDMDGTGFVVSRRSDYTMTACTWTHKKWPHTAPPGKALLRGYVGRPGDEEIVDQPDDEIVRIVLDDLNKVMNIAGPPEFAVISRWKRAMPQYTVGHRERLAHIKRQMASELPGVFLAGSSYEGLGLPDCIDQGEKAVRDVLLYLQQAPVQQTSDLYSSVR; translated from the coding sequence ATGAATGAAGGGCAACGGACGGTCGTCATCATCGGCGGCGGCATGACTGGCTTGACGGCCGCTTACTACTTGCAAAAAGCGGTTCGAGAGCAACGCCTCCCACTTACATGCAAACTTGTTGAGGCGACGCACCGGCTCGGTGGAAAAGTGCAGACGGTCGTCCGCGACGGCTTTGTCATTGAACGCGGCCCCGACTCGTTTTTGGCGCGGAAAACGAGCGCATTTCGCCTTGTGAAGGAAGTCGGCCTTGAACATGCGATTGTTCATAACGCGATCGGAACATCGTACATTTTGGTCAACGGCAAACTCTATCCAATTCCAGGTGGAGCGGTGATGGGCATTCCGACGCGCCTCGCCCCGTTTTTAACGACCGGACTGTTTTCCCCGATCGGAAAGCTGCGGGCGGCGCTTGACTTCGTGCTGCCGCCGGTGAAAGTCGATGGTGATATGCCTCTCGGCCGCTTCTTCCGCCGCCGTCTCGGTGATGAAGTGGTGGACAATCTCATCGAGCCGCTTCTTTCCGGCATTTATGCTGGCGACATCGATGAGATGAGTTTAATGGCGACATTCCCGCAGTTTTTTCAGCTCGAGCAGAAATACGGAAGCCTTGTCCGTGGAGCGAGACGAACGATGCCGAAAGAGCAAAAAGAGCGAAAAGGGGCATTCCAGACGTTAAAAACGGGCTTGCAGTCGCTCGTTGATGAAATGGAAAGACGACTGGAGCCGGGCAGCGTCATCAAAGGAGTGCGCGTTGAGCGCATCGTCCGCGTGAATTCGATGTATCGACTGCGGCTAAGCACAGGGGAAACGTGGGAAGCGGACAGCGTCATCGTCACAACACCGCACCATATTGTCCCAGATCTGTTTGCCGATTATCCGTTTTTTGCCCCGTTCCGTTCAGTGCCGTTGACGTCGGTGGCGACGGTGGCGCTCGCATTCCCGGCAGAGGCGATCCGCCAGGACATGGACGGCACCGGGTTTGTCGTTTCGCGCCGCAGCGATTACACGATGACGGCGTGCACATGGACGCATAAAAAATGGCCGCACACCGCGCCGCCTGGGAAGGCGCTCTTGCGCGGCTACGTCGGGCGCCCGGGCGATGAGGAGATTGTCGACCAACCTGATGATGAGATCGTCCGCATCGTATTGGATGATTTAAATAAAGTGATGAACATTGCCGGCCCCCCCGAGTTCGCTGTCATCTCGCGCTGGAAGCGAGCGATGCCGCAATACACGGTCGGGCACCGCGAGCGGCTGGCGCACATTAAGCGGCAGATGGCTTCTGAGCTGCCTGGAGTGTTTCTAGCTGGCAGCTCGTACGAAGGGCTTGGCTTGCCGGATTGCATTGACCAAGGCGAAAAAGCGGTGCGTGACGTGCTTCTGT
- the hemH gene encoding ferrochelatase, which translates to MVKKTVGLLVMAYGTPYREDDIERYYTHIRHGRKPPQEQIEDLKARYRAIGGLSPLAKITEEQAKRLEERLNEMQDEVEFRAYLGLKHIEPFIEEAVERMHDDGIHEAVGIVLAPHYSTFSIRSYNERAKAAAEKLGGPVIYTIDQWYDEPKFLQYWGEQVRATFAAMPEHERERAVLIVSAHSLPEKIIQAGDPYPTQLEDTAKRIAEQAGVAHYAVGWQSAGQTPEPWLGPDVQDLTRQLHQERGYTSFVYAPVGFVADHLEVLYDNDIECKQVTEEIGARYYRLEMPNTNPLFIDALASVVLKRWAEEGDRHE; encoded by the coding sequence ATGGTGAAAAAAACGGTGGGATTGCTCGTGATGGCATACGGAACGCCGTACCGGGAAGATGATATTGAACGGTATTATACACACATTCGCCATGGGCGCAAGCCGCCGCAAGAACAAATCGAGGATTTAAAAGCGCGCTACCGGGCGATCGGTGGATTGTCGCCGCTTGCGAAAATTACGGAAGAGCAGGCGAAAAGGCTCGAGGAGCGGCTAAACGAAATGCAGGACGAAGTGGAGTTTCGTGCGTATTTAGGGTTGAAACATATTGAGCCGTTCATTGAAGAGGCGGTTGAGCGCATGCATGATGACGGCATCCATGAAGCCGTCGGGATCGTCCTAGCCCCTCATTATTCCACATTCAGCATTCGCTCGTACAATGAGCGGGCGAAAGCGGCAGCGGAAAAGCTCGGTGGGCCGGTCATTTACACGATTGATCAATGGTATGATGAGCCGAAGTTTTTGCAATATTGGGGGGAACAAGTGCGAGCGACTTTTGCCGCCATGCCGGAACATGAGCGGGAGCGAGCGGTTCTGATCGTATCCGCACATAGTTTGCCGGAAAAAATTATTCAAGCCGGTGACCCGTACCCAACACAGCTCGAAGATACAGCGAAACGAATCGCTGAGCAAGCCGGCGTCGCTCACTATGCCGTCGGCTGGCAAAGCGCCGGTCAGACGCCGGAGCCATGGCTTGGGCCGGATGTACAAGACTTGACGCGCCAGCTTCATCAAGAGCGCGGCTATACGTCGTTCGTTTATGCACCCGTCGGTTTTGTCGCCGATCATTTGGAAGTGCTGTACGATAACGACATTGAATGCAAGCAAGTGACCGAAGAGATCGGCGCCCGTTATTACCGACTGGAGATGCCCAACACGAATCCATTATTTATTGATGCATTGGCGTCGGTTGTGTTAAAGCGGTGGGCGGAAGAAGGCGATCGACATGAATGA